A stretch of Blautia liquoris DNA encodes these proteins:
- a CDS encoding AraC family transcriptional regulator → MYANTGYLNQVDVDLCDLNQPLTVESCGVYRLISVPSMIVNRINGRQDYQLLYIASGKAWFVFNGEKQEIQKGHMVLYRPGVTQQYGYYLEDHPEVYWIHFTGSDAENLIQENGFTEPILYTGTDAEYQQLFLKIIWELQIKRPYFRDLLPLLFHQLLLAVKSRCSRGSSNLSNMDHAINQAVLFFHENFSSQINIENYAKSQNMSTCWFIRTFKKHTGMAPMQYITSIRISKAKDLLENTDYNITEIAAIIGYENPLYFSRIFKNHTGESPSKYRRQSD, encoded by the coding sequence ATGTACGCAAATACAGGATATTTAAATCAAGTGGATGTAGATCTCTGTGACCTGAATCAGCCATTAACTGTTGAAAGCTGTGGTGTCTACCGATTAATCAGTGTGCCATCCATGATCGTAAACCGAATTAATGGGAGGCAAGACTATCAGCTGCTCTATATCGCTTCCGGGAAGGCCTGGTTTGTTTTTAACGGAGAAAAACAAGAAATTCAGAAAGGTCATATGGTATTATACCGGCCTGGTGTAACTCAACAATATGGCTACTATCTTGAAGATCATCCAGAAGTGTACTGGATTCATTTTACCGGATCGGATGCTGAAAACCTCATACAAGAGAACGGCTTCACCGAACCTATCCTTTATACAGGAACAGATGCAGAATATCAGCAGCTGTTTCTCAAAATCATATGGGAGCTGCAGATCAAAAGACCATATTTCAGAGATCTTCTCCCACTACTCTTTCATCAGCTGCTTCTTGCAGTAAAAAGTCGATGCAGCAGAGGAAGCAGCAATCTGTCCAATATGGATCATGCTATTAACCAAGCGGTTTTATTCTTCCATGAGAATTTTTCCTCCCAGATCAATATAGAAAACTATGCCAAATCTCAGAACATGAGCACCTGCTGGTTTATTCGCACTTTCAAGAAACATACAGGCATGGCTCCCATGCAGTATATCACATCAATTCGGATATCAAAGGCAAAAGATCTTCTGGAGAATACAGACTATAATATTACTGAAATCGCAGCAATCATTGGGTATGAAAACCCTCTGTACTTCAGCCGGATCTTCAAAAACCATACTGGTGAGTCCCCGTCGAAATATAGAAGACAGTCAGATTAG
- the pflB gene encoding formate C-acetyltransferase, with product MTNMEQWNDFKGRIWKEEINTRDFIQQNYTTYDGDSSFLEGPTEATDKLWDALQKLQAKEREKGGVLDMDTDVVSTLTSHGPGYIDENLNSLEQIVGLQTDKPLKRAFMPFGGIKMAEDSCKTNGYTPSPELHKIFTEYAKPHNQGVFDVYTPEMKKARHNKIITGLPDTYGRGRIVGDYRRVALYGIDRLMEQKQEDFDNCGCGTMTDDVIRQREEISMQYRALNDMKKMAASYGFDISKPAANAKEAVQWLYFGYLAAIKTQNGAAMSVGRISTFLDIYIQRDLDKGILTESEAQELIDHLIMKFRMVKFARIPSYNELFSGDPVWATLEVAGIGQDGRSMVTKNDYRILHTLINMGPAPEPNLTVLYSSKLPENFKKFAAYISVKTSSIQYENDDVMRPVWGDDYSICCCVSATETGKEMQFFGARANLAKCLLYAINGGIDEKTKVQVGPEYRPITSEYLDYDEVIHKYDIMMDWLASLYVNTLNAIQYMHDKYNYEAAEMALIDTDVRRTFATGIAGFSHVVDSLSAIKYAKVKAVRDEDGLATDFEIEGDFPRYGNDDDKADDIAVWLLHTFLEKLKKNHTYRDSEPTTSILTITSNVVYGKATGTLPDGRKAGEPLSPGANPSYGAEKNGLLASLNSVAKLPYEWALDGISNTQTISPGALGHEDDERAVHLVNVLDGYFKQGAHHLNVNVFGIEKLKDAMEHPEKEEYQNFTIRVSGYAVKFIDLTREQQLDVIARHAHETM from the coding sequence ATGACTAACATGGAACAATGGAACGATTTTAAAGGTCGAATCTGGAAAGAGGAGATCAATACTCGTGATTTTATACAGCAAAATTATACAACTTATGATGGAGATTCTTCATTTCTTGAAGGACCCACAGAAGCGACAGATAAACTCTGGGATGCTCTGCAGAAACTGCAGGCAAAAGAGCGTGAAAAGGGTGGTGTTCTCGATATGGACACAGATGTTGTCTCCACTCTCACATCTCATGGACCGGGTTATATAGATGAAAACTTAAATTCTCTGGAACAAATTGTAGGTCTTCAGACCGACAAACCTCTAAAAAGAGCTTTTATGCCTTTCGGTGGTATCAAGATGGCTGAGGATTCCTGTAAAACCAATGGCTATACACCGTCACCGGAACTTCACAAGATTTTTACCGAATATGCTAAGCCACACAATCAGGGAGTGTTCGATGTCTATACACCTGAGATGAAAAAGGCCCGTCATAATAAGATCATAACTGGACTTCCGGATACCTACGGCCGTGGACGTATCGTCGGCGATTACCGCCGTGTAGCATTATATGGAATTGATCGTCTGATGGAACAAAAGCAAGAGGACTTTGACAACTGTGGCTGCGGAACAATGACCGATGATGTGATCCGTCAAAGAGAAGAAATCTCCATGCAGTATCGTGCATTGAATGATATGAAGAAGATGGCAGCATCCTATGGCTTTGATATCTCAAAACCTGCAGCAAATGCAAAGGAGGCAGTTCAGTGGCTGTACTTTGGATATCTTGCAGCCATTAAAACTCAAAACGGTGCTGCCATGAGTGTCGGACGTATCTCGACTTTCCTTGACATTTATATCCAAAGAGATCTCGACAAAGGAATCTTGACGGAATCTGAGGCTCAGGAATTGATCGACCATCTGATTATGAAATTCAGAATGGTTAAATTCGCCCGCATTCCTTCCTATAACGAATTGTTCTCCGGAGATCCGGTATGGGCAACCCTGGAAGTCGCAGGTATCGGTCAGGACGGTCGTTCTATGGTCACCAAAAATGATTATCGTATCCTGCATACGCTCATCAACATGGGACCAGCACCAGAACCAAATCTGACGGTACTCTACTCCTCGAAGCTTCCTGAAAACTTTAAAAAATTCGCAGCCTATATATCTGTGAAGACAAGTTCCATTCAGTATGAAAATGATGATGTGATGCGTCCGGTATGGGGAGATGACTATTCCATCTGCTGCTGTGTATCTGCAACCGAGACCGGAAAAGAGATGCAGTTCTTCGGAGCACGTGCGAACCTGGCAAAATGCCTGCTCTATGCGATCAACGGTGGAATTGATGAAAAGACAAAGGTTCAGGTTGGGCCTGAGTATCGTCCGATCACCTCCGAATACCTCGATTATGATGAAGTCATCCATAAATATGATATTATGATGGACTGGCTGGCAAGCCTTTACGTAAACACACTAAATGCCATCCAGTATATGCATGATAAGTATAACTATGAAGCGGCGGAAATGGCTCTGATAGATACCGATGTGAGACGTACTTTTGCCACAGGCATTGCGGGCTTCTCCCATGTTGTGGATTCACTGTCCGCAATCAAATATGCTAAGGTAAAAGCCGTTCGTGATGAAGATGGACTTGCCACAGACTTTGAAATAGAAGGAGACTTTCCACGCTATGGAAATGATGATGACAAGGCAGACGATATAGCGGTATGGCTGCTGCACACCTTCCTCGAAAAACTGAAGAAAAACCACACTTACCGTGATTCCGAACCGACAACGTCCATACTGACCATTACCTCGAACGTTGTTTATGGAAAAGCAACCGGTACACTTCCCGATGGCAGAAAAGCCGGAGAACCACTCTCACCGGGTGCAAACCCAAGCTATGGAGCGGAGAAAAACGGGCTTTTGGCTTCACTGAACTCCGTCGCAAAACTGCCATACGAATGGGCACTTGATGGAATCTCCAATACACAGACCATAAGTCCCGGGGCACTCGGACACGAAGATGACGAAAGAGCCGTACATCTGGTCAATGTCCTCGATGGATACTTCAAGCAGGGTGCTCATCACCTTAACGTAAATGTATTCGGAATTGAGAAGT